The window TGGCTTTCCCGCTGTTCGTCCTGGCTATGGGCATAGTAGCTGCAGCAGGGAATTCTGTTGAAAACATTGTCTACGCTACCGCCATTATCAACTTGCCGTTCTACGCCCGCATGGCCCGGGCCGAAGTCGGCATCCGGCGCAATGCAGGATTTGTTCAGGCCGCCCGTCTGTCCGGTAACTCGGAGCTCAGAGTACTGTTCGGGCACATTTTCCCAAATACCCTGCCCCCGATGATGGTGCAGATCTCGCTCAATATGGGATGGGCCATCCTCAATGCTGCCGGCCTTTCTTTTATAGGCCTGGGCGTACAGCCACCAACGCCTGAGTGGGGGATCATGGTCGCTGAAGGCGCCAACTTCATCATCTCGGGAGAGTGGTGGCTTGTGGTCTTCCCCGGCATGGCCCTGATGCTGGCAGTGTTTACCTTTAATCTGATCGGCGACGGACTACGTGATCTTGTCGACCCCCAGCGACGGACATAAGGAACTCCCATGAACGTACCCTTACTTGATGTTCAACGACTGAGCGTTGATTTCAATACCCGCAAAGGAATTGTCCGTGCCATCGACGCCGTTTCCCTTTCAGTCGCCAAGGGAGAAACTCTGGGCATTGTTGGCGAATCCGGTTCCGGCAAATCCGTCACATCCTATGCGGTAATGAAAATACTGGATCGCGCGGGAAAGATTACCAGCGGCAAGATTATCTACGGTGGTATGGCCCTGCAGAAAATCCCGGAATCCGACATGCGCGATATCCGTGGCCGGGAAATCTCCATGATTTTCCAGAATCCGCGGGCTGCTCTGAACCCCATACGAAAAATTGGCCAG is drawn from Marinobacter sp. ANT_B65 and contains these coding sequences:
- a CDS encoding ABC transporter permease; protein product: MTSSLATPATSPAEPAREGYWQHLGYIMAENPLTGISFAMFIALIIMALFGPYLVPFDPVETGAGPALTPPSLAHWFGTDHLGRDVFSRVVVATRLDLMISVSAVALSFFFGSVIGSLSGYFGGWTDRIAGRLMDTIMAFPLFVLAMGIVAAAGNSVENIVYATAIINLPFYARMARAEVGIRRNAGFVQAARLSGNSELRVLFGHIFPNTLPPMMVQISLNMGWAILNAAGLSFIGLGVQPPTPEWGIMVAEGANFIISGEWWLVVFPGMALMLAVFTFNLIGDGLRDLVDPQRRT